The following are encoded together in the Streptomyces rapamycinicus NRRL 5491 genome:
- a CDS encoding bifunctional DNA primase/polymerase: protein MSRSPQDSLHTAAFVTPAGADWLASASASPRGVQALWAAAPTAPVTLPCGTAFDVISMDALFGRRVVGRLWTDGPGTGPVAAQGGRVMLFATPGTAQRLPALLGWEEWGAAAPPLLCYGRGDAVTVPPLFPPDPGPPEAAPLEGDPQEADAGRPSAREPRARESGARESAPMPSPRWLVAPDVRNPWLPGPEVLLWACVRAARSTGGDLVSTAVTSAPAAFPG, encoded by the coding sequence ATGAGCAGATCGCCGCAGGACTCGCTTCACACCGCCGCCTTCGTCACCCCGGCAGGCGCGGACTGGCTCGCCTCGGCCAGCGCCTCCCCGCGCGGTGTGCAGGCCCTGTGGGCCGCTGCCCCGACCGCCCCGGTGACGCTGCCGTGCGGTACGGCGTTCGACGTCATCAGCATGGACGCGCTCTTCGGCCGCCGGGTGGTGGGCCGGTTATGGACCGACGGCCCCGGCACCGGACCGGTCGCGGCCCAGGGCGGCCGGGTCATGCTCTTCGCCACCCCGGGTACCGCCCAGCGGCTGCCCGCGCTGCTCGGCTGGGAGGAGTGGGGCGCGGCCGCTCCCCCACTGCTCTGCTACGGCCGGGGCGACGCGGTGACCGTGCCGCCGCTGTTCCCGCCCGACCCCGGACCACCGGAGGCGGCGCCCCTGGAGGGCGATCCCCAAGAGGCCGACGCCGGGAGGCCCAGTGCCCGGGAGCCCCGGGCCCGGGAGTCCGGAGCCCGGGAGTCCGCCCCGATGCCGTCACCGCGCTGGCTGGTCGCGCCCGATGTCCGCAACCCCTGGCTGCCCGGCCCCGAGGTGTTGCTGTGGGCCTGCGTCAGAGCGGCCCGCAGCACCGGTGGTGATCTTGTCAGCACGGCTGTGACCAGCGCACCTGCCGCCTTTCCGGGCTGA
- a CDS encoding histidine phosphatase family protein produces the protein MAPRILLARHGQTRWSLTGKHTGRTDIPLLDEGRRGAELLGERLRHGPWAGLPDVEVRTSPLARAKETCALAGFGDRAREWDALLEWDYGAYEGMTPAEIKAIRPDWLIWRDGVPEGESIASIEARADEVVEWARSADRDVLVFAHGHILRTLGARWLGHDASFAARIRLDPTSLSVLGWAYGEPAIERWNDTGHLD, from the coding sequence ATGGCCCCACGCATCCTCCTGGCCCGGCACGGACAGACGCGGTGGTCGCTGACCGGGAAGCACACCGGCCGTACGGACATCCCGCTGCTGGACGAGGGGCGGCGCGGCGCCGAACTGCTCGGCGAGCGGCTGCGCCACGGCCCCTGGGCGGGCCTCCCGGACGTCGAGGTGCGCACCAGCCCGCTGGCGCGGGCGAAGGAGACCTGCGCGCTGGCGGGCTTCGGCGACCGGGCGCGGGAGTGGGACGCGCTCCTGGAGTGGGACTACGGCGCGTACGAGGGGATGACCCCCGCCGAGATCAAGGCCATCCGGCCGGACTGGCTCATCTGGCGCGACGGGGTGCCCGAGGGCGAGTCGATCGCCTCGATCGAGGCGCGGGCCGACGAGGTCGTGGAGTGGGCGCGCTCGGCCGACCGCGATGTGCTGGTCTTCGCGCACGGCCACATCCTGCGGACGCTGGGCGCCCGTTGGCTCGGTCATGACGCCTCCTTCGCCGCCCGTATCCGGCTCGATCCCACGTCCCTGTCGGTGCTCGGCTGGGCGTACGGCGAGCCCGCCATCGAGCGCTGGAACGACACCGGTCATCTCGACTGA
- a CDS encoding phosphatase PAP2 family protein → MPYTVPRAGAAQGSRPRWWTELPLIAVVYAAYSAGRLLARGDVSTAVDHGLAILHFEQRLNIDFESPLNDLFTTHAVIGIPADFAYASLHYVLTPAILMWLWKRRKASDYRFLRTWLLVSTVIGLIGFTLLPTCPPRLLDASHGFVDTMAQYGSYGWWGGDASAPRGLGGLTNQYAAMPSLHVGWALWCGVALWRHGRSVWAKVGAVGYPLVIALVVMGTANHYFLDAAAGVVTMGLGALLAGPALRLTEALRSRLRPAQEAPVASRNAAVPANVGDKCETSARERERIPRQQGRGADRQRTEGAADDGGRGAGAGAGGRGGPATDGAASTAGDGAPAAAR, encoded by the coding sequence ATGCCCTATACCGTGCCCCGTGCCGGAGCAGCACAGGGCAGTCGGCCCCGTTGGTGGACCGAACTGCCGCTCATAGCGGTGGTGTACGCCGCGTACTCGGCCGGTCGGCTCCTGGCCCGCGGCGATGTGTCCACCGCCGTCGATCACGGTCTGGCGATCCTCCATTTCGAACAGCGTCTGAACATCGACTTCGAGTCGCCGCTGAACGACCTCTTCACGACCCACGCGGTCATAGGCATACCTGCGGACTTCGCCTACGCCTCGCTGCACTACGTCCTCACCCCGGCCATCCTGATGTGGCTGTGGAAGCGCCGTAAGGCGTCGGACTACCGCTTTCTGCGCACCTGGCTGCTGGTCTCCACCGTCATCGGGCTCATCGGCTTCACGCTGCTGCCGACGTGCCCGCCACGGCTCCTGGACGCGAGCCACGGCTTCGTGGACACCATGGCGCAGTACGGCTCGTACGGCTGGTGGGGCGGCGACGCCAGCGCACCGCGCGGGCTCGGCGGGCTGACCAACCAGTACGCGGCGATGCCCAGCCTCCATGTGGGATGGGCGCTGTGGTGCGGCGTCGCCCTGTGGCGGCACGGGCGCTCGGTGTGGGCCAAGGTCGGCGCGGTCGGCTATCCGCTGGTGATCGCACTCGTGGTGATGGGCACCGCCAACCACTACTTCCTGGACGCGGCCGCCGGCGTCGTCACCATGGGGCTCGGGGCGCTGCTGGCGGGCCCGGCGCTGCGGCTCACGGAGGCCCTGCGCAGCCGCCTGCGCCCCGCCCAGGAGGCCCCCGTCGCCTCCCGAAACGCGGCTGTGCCCGCGAATGTCGGTGACAAGTGCGAGACTTCGGCGCGTGAACGGGAACGGATCCCCCGACAGCAGGGCAGGGGCGCGGACAGGCAACGCACCGAGGGTGCCGCGGACGACGGCGGCCGGGGAGCCGGTGCCGGTGCCGGCGGCCGGGGCGGCCCGGCCACGGACGGCGCGGCCTCCACGGCAGGCGACGGGGCTCCGGCAGCGGCTCGCTGA
- a CDS encoding AAA family ATPase: MGADPAAAAAHPGRARADEPFDPSAAAARATEAILHDTLHGADRGVVVDSPPGAGKSTLVVRAARELAAAGRPLMVVAQTNAQVDDLVDRLATADPDLPVGRLHSSDPHPYDPVLDGHESVRASAKIADLAGLDIVVSTAAKWAHVKNVEPWRHAIVDEAYQMRSDALLAVAGLFERALFVGDPGQLDPFSVVGADQWAGLSYDPSASAVTTLLAHNPRLPQHRLPVSWRLPATAAPLVSHAFYPYTPFRSGTGHGERRLSFGVASDGSGPDRVLDEAAESGWGLLELPARRTPRTDPEAVAAVAQVVRRLLDRGAVAVSERSDEPQPVAADRIAVGTAHRDQAAAVRAALAGLGVSGVTVDTANRLQGREFDVTVVLHPLSGRPDATAFHLETGRLCVLASRHRQACVVVCRAGVAELLDEHPSTEPVQLGVTVKFPDGWEANHAVLAHLSEHRVAWRP, from the coding sequence ATCGGCGCGGACCCGGCCGCCGCCGCTGCCCACCCGGGCCGTGCCCGCGCGGACGAGCCGTTCGACCCGTCGGCCGCCGCGGCGCGCGCCACCGAGGCGATCCTGCACGACACGCTGCACGGAGCGGACCGCGGCGTCGTCGTGGACTCCCCGCCCGGTGCGGGCAAGTCGACGCTGGTGGTGCGGGCGGCGCGGGAGCTGGCCGCCGCCGGACGGCCGCTGATGGTGGTCGCGCAGACCAACGCCCAGGTGGACGACCTGGTGGACCGGCTGGCCACGGCGGACCCCGACCTCCCGGTGGGGCGGCTGCACAGCAGCGATCCGCATCCGTACGACCCGGTGCTCGACGGTCATGAGTCGGTCCGCGCCTCCGCGAAGATCGCCGACCTCGCCGGGCTCGACATCGTGGTCTCCACGGCCGCGAAGTGGGCGCACGTCAAAAACGTCGAGCCGTGGCGGCACGCGATCGTGGACGAGGCGTACCAGATGCGCTCCGACGCGCTGCTTGCGGTCGCCGGGCTGTTCGAGCGGGCGCTGTTCGTGGGCGACCCCGGGCAGCTGGACCCGTTCAGCGTGGTGGGCGCCGACCAGTGGGCGGGGCTTTCGTACGACCCGTCGGCGAGCGCGGTCACCACCCTGCTCGCCCACAATCCGCGGCTTCCGCAGCACCGGCTGCCGGTCTCCTGGCGGCTCCCGGCCACGGCCGCGCCGCTGGTCTCGCACGCGTTCTACCCGTACACGCCCTTCCGCAGCGGCACCGGCCACGGCGAGCGGCGGCTGAGCTTCGGGGTGGCCTCCGACGGCTCGGGGCCCGACCGGGTGCTGGACGAGGCCGCCGAGTCCGGCTGGGGGCTGCTGGAGCTGCCCGCCCGGCGCACCCCGCGCACCGACCCGGAGGCGGTGGCGGCCGTGGCCCAGGTGGTGCGGCGGCTGCTGGACCGGGGCGCGGTGGCGGTCAGCGAGCGGTCCGACGAGCCGCAACCGGTCGCCGCGGACCGGATCGCGGTGGGCACGGCGCACCGGGACCAGGCGGCGGCGGTCCGGGCGGCGCTGGCGGGGCTCGGGGTCTCCGGCGTCACCGTCGACACCGCCAATCGCCTCCAAGGGCGTGAGTTCGACGTCACGGTCGTGCTCCACCCGCTGTCGGGGCGGCCGGACGCCACGGCCTTCCACCTGGAGACGGGGCGGCTGTGCGTGCTGGCGTCGCGGCACCGGCAGGCGTGTGTGGTGGTGTGCCGGGCGGGGGTGGCCGAACTGCTGGACGAGCATCCCTCCACGGAGCCGGTGCAGCTGGGCGTCACGGTGAAGTTCCCGGACGGCTGGGAGGCCAATCACGCGGTGCTGGCGCACCTGTCGGAGCACCGGGTGGCATGGCGGCCGTAA
- a CDS encoding spermidine synthase: MAKGTNKRAARGRGAARGRSPEPVTASVDGGLAELVPDRDRPRGWTLLLDGKPQSHVDLDDPAYLDFEYQRRFGHVADLAAPPGRPLRAVHLGGGAFTLARYIAAARPRSTQQIIEIDAPLIQFVRRELPLDPGDRIRVRGADARAGLAKVPDGWADLIIADVFSGARTPAHLTSAEFLAEVRRALRPDGCYVANLADGPPLAHLKAQIATARTVFAEVCLTADPALLRGRRFGNAVLLAADRELPLAELTRRAAGDPHPARVEHGRALADFTGGAAPVTDATAAPSPAPPPAVFA; the protein is encoded by the coding sequence ATGGCGAAAGGCACGAACAAGCGAGCCGCGCGCGGGCGCGGAGCGGCGCGGGGACGCAGCCCCGAGCCGGTCACCGCATCCGTCGACGGGGGGCTCGCCGAGCTCGTGCCGGACCGGGACCGGCCGCGCGGCTGGACGCTGCTGCTCGACGGCAAGCCGCAGTCGCATGTGGACCTCGACGACCCCGCGTATCTCGACTTCGAGTACCAGCGCAGATTCGGCCATGTCGCCGATCTCGCCGCCCCTCCCGGCCGCCCGCTGCGCGCGGTCCATCTGGGCGGCGGCGCCTTCACCCTCGCCCGCTATATAGCGGCCGCCCGCCCCCGCTCCACCCAGCAGATCATCGAGATCGACGCCCCGCTCATCCAGTTCGTCCGGCGTGAGCTGCCGCTGGACCCCGGTGACCGGATACGGGTGCGCGGCGCCGATGCCCGGGCCGGGCTCGCCAAGGTGCCCGACGGCTGGGCGGATCTGATCATCGCGGATGTCTTCAGCGGGGCCCGTACGCCCGCCCATCTCACCAGCGCGGAGTTCCTCGCCGAGGTGCGCCGCGCCCTGCGCCCCGACGGGTGCTACGTCGCGAACCTCGCCGACGGCCCGCCGCTGGCCCATCTGAAGGCCCAGATCGCCACCGCCCGCACCGTGTTCGCCGAGGTGTGTCTGACCGCCGACCCCGCCCTGCTGCGCGGCCGCCGCTTCGGGAACGCCGTGCTGCTGGCCGCGGACCGCGAGTTGCCGCTGGCCGAGCTCACCCGCCGCGCCGCGGGCGATCCGCACCCCGCCCGGGTCGAACACGGCCGCGCGCTAGCGGACTTCACCGGTGGCGCGGCCCCGGTCACCGACGCGACCGCCGCCCCCTCCCCGGCCCCGCCGCCCGCCGTCTTCGCCTGA
- a CDS encoding response regulator transcription factor: protein MASVLVVEDDQFVRSALIRQLTEASHTVRSVGTALEALREVAQIGFDVVILDLGLPDLDGAEALKMLRGITDVPVIVATARDDEGEIVRLLNDGADDYLVKPFSVAHLSARMTAVLRRTRGGGAGEPGGAAAPPAVLRVGGLAVDPLRRQAQLDGMTLDLTRREFDLLAYLAGRPGVVVPRRELLAEVWRQAYGDDQTIDVHLSWLRRKLGETAARPRYLHTLRGVGVKLEPPAEPT, encoded by the coding sequence ATGGCAAGTGTGCTTGTGGTCGAGGACGACCAGTTCGTGCGCTCAGCCCTCATACGGCAGTTGACCGAGGCGTCCCATACCGTGCGCAGCGTCGGCACCGCCCTGGAGGCGTTGCGTGAGGTGGCGCAGATCGGGTTCGACGTCGTCATCCTGGACCTCGGCCTGCCCGACCTGGACGGGGCGGAGGCGCTCAAGATGCTGCGCGGCATCACCGATGTGCCGGTCATCGTGGCCACCGCCCGTGACGACGAGGGTGAGATCGTCCGGCTGCTCAACGACGGCGCCGACGACTACCTGGTCAAACCGTTCTCCGTGGCCCATCTCTCCGCCCGGATGACCGCCGTCCTGCGCCGTACGCGCGGGGGCGGGGCGGGCGAGCCGGGCGGCGCGGCGGCGCCCCCCGCGGTGCTCCGGGTCGGCGGGCTGGCCGTCGATCCGCTGCGCCGTCAGGCCCAGTTGGACGGGATGACGCTCGATCTGACCCGGCGGGAATTCGACCTGCTGGCCTATCTCGCCGGGCGGCCCGGCGTCGTGGTGCCGCGCCGGGAGCTCCTCGCCGAGGTCTGGCGGCAGGCGTACGGAGACGATCAGACCATAGACGTCCATCTGTCCTGGCTGCGCCGCAAGCTGGGCGAGACGGCCGCCCGGCCGCGCTATCTCCACACGCTGCGCGGGGTCGGGGTCAAACTGGAGCCCCCGGCGGAGCCCACGTGA
- a CDS encoding AfsR/SARP family transcriptional regulator, whose product MDIKVLGPLSVEACGQSIVPSAGKPRQILALLSVYANQMLPVPTLMEEIWGTQMPRSALTTLQTYILQLRRRLAAAYGPQAPQASKDVLATRYGGYVLEAQPGAVDIHEYDRLVAAGRDALDAGDDVQASLLLREALAVWRGPALVDVKVGPVLEIELARLEESRLGVLERRIEADLRLGRHAELLTELTELTARHPLHEGLHAQCMAALYRAGRPWQALEVYQGLRARLVEDLGLEPSPRLQKLQQAVLASDPALDLDLHGHWRRPVLDLFAA is encoded by the coding sequence ATGGACATCAAGGTGTTGGGGCCGCTGAGCGTCGAGGCGTGCGGTCAGTCGATCGTGCCCAGCGCGGGCAAGCCGCGCCAGATCCTTGCACTGCTTTCCGTCTACGCCAACCAGATGCTCCCGGTGCCCACTCTTATGGAGGAAATCTGGGGCACACAGATGCCGCGCAGCGCACTCACCACTTTGCAGACCTACATCCTGCAGCTGCGCCGCAGGCTGGCCGCTGCCTATGGCCCACAGGCCCCGCAGGCTTCCAAGGACGTGCTCGCCACGCGGTACGGCGGATATGTGCTGGAGGCCCAGCCGGGCGCGGTGGACATCCATGAGTACGACCGGCTGGTGGCCGCGGGGCGGGACGCGCTGGACGCCGGGGACGATGTCCAGGCGTCCCTGCTGCTGCGCGAGGCGCTGGCCGTCTGGCGCGGCCCCGCGCTGGTGGATGTGAAGGTCGGGCCGGTCCTGGAGATCGAGCTGGCCCGTCTGGAGGAGAGCCGGCTCGGCGTCCTGGAGCGCCGTATCGAGGCCGATCTGCGGCTGGGCCGCCATGCCGAGCTGCTCACGGAGCTCACCGAGCTGACCGCCCGTCATCCGCTGCACGAGGGGCTGCACGCCCAGTGCATGGCCGCGCTCTACCGGGCGGGCCGCCCCTGGCAGGCGCTGGAGGTCTACCAGGGGCTGCGCGCCAGACTGGTGGAGGACCTCGGGCTGGAGCCGTCGCCGCGGCTGCAGAAGCTCCAGCAGGCAGTGCTCGCCTCCGACCCGGCGCTCGATCTGGACCTGCACGGCCACTGGCGCCGCCCGGTGCTCGATCTGTTCGCCGCATAG
- a CDS encoding SDR family NAD(P)-dependent oxidoreductase codes for MLDLGLEGRTVLVTGATGAIGSAAARAFAEQGARVALAFRHRHEIAEALAVELSGPDRGRAFAVPYALDDAASPRWVVAAVEEHWGGLDVLVAAARRRGARREPHARFEDVPEEHWRPLVADAFAPAIRTVQWAVAGMRKRGWGRIALVAPPHAPEGAPGGEFHEVARAGLRGLVRGLAGEVGGEGVLINAVCPGPTPPDRPPTTPVRPPTPPDWPPTRLDRPPTATAGPTASEGPTTPEGPTTTPQDVARALVFLCSAANGAITGETLTLAGRR; via the coding sequence ATGTTGGACCTCGGTCTGGAGGGACGCACGGTCCTGGTCACCGGGGCCACCGGGGCCATCGGCAGCGCCGCCGCGCGCGCCTTCGCGGAGCAGGGTGCCCGGGTCGCGCTCGCCTTCCGGCACCGCCACGAGATCGCCGAGGCGCTGGCCGTCGAGCTGTCAGGACCGGACCGGGGCAGGGCCTTCGCCGTGCCGTACGCCCTGGACGACGCCGCGTCGCCGCGCTGGGTCGTGGCCGCCGTGGAGGAGCACTGGGGCGGGCTGGACGTGCTGGTGGCGGCCGCCCGGCGAAGGGGCGCGCGACGTGAGCCGCACGCCCGGTTCGAGGACGTCCCGGAGGAGCACTGGCGGCCGCTCGTCGCCGACGCGTTCGCGCCCGCGATCCGCACCGTCCAGTGGGCCGTCGCAGGGATGCGCAAGCGCGGCTGGGGCCGGATCGCGCTGGTGGCCCCGCCGCACGCGCCGGAGGGCGCCCCGGGTGGGGAGTTCCACGAGGTGGCGCGGGCCGGGCTGCGAGGTCTGGTCCGCGGACTGGCGGGCGAGGTGGGCGGGGAGGGAGTGCTGATCAACGCCGTGTGCCCCGGGCCCACCCCGCCCGACCGGCCACCGACCACGCCGGTCCGGCCACCGACCCCGCCCGACTGGCCACCGACCAGGCTCGACCGGCCGCCCACCGCTACCGCGGGTCCCACCGCGTCCGAGGGCCCCACGACCCCCGAGGGCCCCACGACCACCCCTCAGGACGTCGCCCGCGCTCTCGTCTTCCTGTGCTCGGCGGCGAACGGCGCGATCACCGGCGAGACGCTGACGCTCGCGGGGCGCCGCTGA
- a CDS encoding GlxA family transcriptional regulator, which translates to MHTVVILALDQVIAFDLATPIEVFTRTRLPDGREPYRVRVCAPAPAVDAGVFALQAPYGIEALAEADTIVVPGRGDPLLPIPDEVVEALRDAAGRGTRIASICSGAFILAATGLLDGLRATTHWLGGALLAELHPKIQVDPDVLYVDNGQFLTSAGAAAGLDLCLHLIRRDHGSAVAADAARLSVMPLEREGGQAQFIVHDQPPVPRGSLFEPLLRWMEDNAGRDLTLNEIAAHVGMSTRTLNRRFREHTGTTPLQWLHRARIRQAQYLLEATTHPVERIASQVGFGSPTSFRDRFKRVVGTSPHSYRSAFRRNAG; encoded by the coding sequence ATGCACACTGTCGTGATCCTGGCGCTGGACCAGGTCATCGCCTTCGATCTGGCCACCCCGATCGAGGTGTTCACCCGCACCCGGCTGCCCGACGGCCGTGAGCCCTATCGGGTCCGGGTCTGCGCCCCCGCCCCCGCCGTCGACGCCGGGGTGTTCGCCCTCCAGGCTCCGTACGGGATCGAGGCGCTCGCCGAGGCCGACACCATCGTGGTGCCCGGCCGCGGCGACCCCCTGCTCCCGATCCCCGACGAGGTGGTCGAGGCGCTGCGGGACGCGGCCGGGCGGGGCACCCGTATCGCCTCGATCTGCTCCGGGGCCTTCATCCTCGCCGCCACCGGGCTGCTCGACGGACTCCGCGCCACCACGCACTGGCTCGGCGGCGCGCTGCTCGCCGAGCTCCATCCGAAGATCCAGGTCGACCCGGATGTGCTCTATGTGGACAACGGCCAGTTCCTCACCTCGGCGGGCGCCGCGGCCGGGCTCGACCTGTGTCTGCACCTCATCCGGCGCGACCATGGCTCCGCCGTGGCCGCCGACGCCGCCCGGCTGTCCGTGATGCCCCTGGAACGGGAGGGCGGACAGGCCCAGTTCATCGTCCACGACCAGCCGCCCGTGCCGCGCGGCTCGCTGTTCGAACCCCTGCTGCGGTGGATGGAGGACAACGCCGGACGGGACCTCACCCTCAACGAGATCGCCGCCCACGTCGGCATGAGCACCCGCACCCTCAACCGCCGCTTCCGTGAGCACACCGGGACCACCCCGCTGCAGTGGCTGCACCGCGCCCGGATCCGCCAGGCGCAGTATCTGCTGGAGGCCACCACCCACCCCGTCGAACGCATCGCCTCCCAGGTGGGGTTCGGCTCGCCGACCTCCTTCCGGGACCGTTTCAAGCGCGTCGTCGGCACCAGCCCGCACAGCTATCGCTCCGCCTTCCGGCGAAACGCCGGATAG
- a CDS encoding nucleotide disphospho-sugar-binding domain-containing protein encodes MRVLFTTWASGAHLVPMVPLARALLGAGHQVRVAVPSECAAAVARTGLVPVQIGALPLAVVRGPDVARRPRGIWPTEWPVRPAALTPEQHGVLRACGDRQVRIAEAMAQGLVAFARCWQPELVVHDAGAYAGTVAAGALGVPAVGQLWGSAAVLRLDRQRLEGPPLPGYARLMRRYGADPAREPDLWLDPCPPSLALPSRARRLPVRFVPYDGTSPYEARRAGAHPARHEHPGRPGRHEHLGHSGHSGRHTAASNGRRGPGGGPRRSGPVRVCAAWDDAGGPPDAVRAALWAAEARGVEVVRVGSAAEGRPPAGPLHRVLPGCRVLVHQGGGTAVLAAAMAGVPQLVVAPRLEHQLNGARLARAGAGMYLPADALDAARPGARAAGARLALDLFALLEQPSYAAAAHALRREALAMPGPDKAVRAVTRLAGPAV; translated from the coding sequence GTGCGCGTCCTGTTCACGACCTGGGCCTCGGGTGCCCATCTCGTCCCCATGGTGCCGTTGGCCCGCGCCCTGCTCGGGGCCGGGCATCAAGTGCGGGTCGCGGTGCCGTCCGAATGCGCGGCGGCTGTCGCCCGCACCGGCCTGGTGCCGGTGCAGATCGGCGCCCTGCCCCTGGCGGTGGTCAGAGGGCCGGACGTGGCGCGCCGCCCGCGCGGCATCTGGCCCACGGAGTGGCCGGTGCGGCCCGCCGCGCTCACCCCGGAGCAGCACGGCGTGCTGCGCGCGTGCGGCGACCGGCAGGTGCGGATCGCCGAGGCGATGGCCCAGGGCCTGGTGGCCTTCGCCCGCTGCTGGCAGCCGGAGCTGGTGGTGCACGACGCGGGCGCGTACGCGGGCACGGTGGCCGCGGGAGCGCTGGGGGTGCCCGCGGTCGGCCAGCTGTGGGGGAGCGCGGCCGTCCTGCGGCTGGACCGGCAGCGGCTCGAAGGCCCGCCGCTGCCCGGCTACGCCCGGCTGATGAGGCGTTACGGCGCCGACCCGGCGCGCGAGCCCGACCTGTGGCTCGACCCCTGCCCGCCGAGTCTCGCGCTGCCCTCGCGGGCGCGGCGGCTGCCGGTGCGCTTCGTGCCGTACGACGGGACGTCGCCGTACGAGGCCCGCCGCGCCGGGGCGCACCCCGCGCGCCATGAACACCCCGGGCGCCCCGGGCGCCATGAACACCTCGGGCACTCCGGGCACTCCGGGCGCCACACCGCCGCGTCGAACGGGCGGCGTGGGCCGGGCGGCGGCCCCAGGCGCTCCGGGCCGGTGCGGGTGTGCGCGGCATGGGATGACGCCGGTGGCCCGCCGGACGCCGTACGGGCCGCGCTGTGGGCCGCCGAGGCGCGGGGTGTGGAGGTCGTCCGGGTCGGAAGCGCCGCCGAGGGGCGGCCGCCCGCCGGGCCGCTGCACCGGGTGCTGCCGGGCTGCCGGGTGCTGGTCCACCAGGGCGGGGGCACGGCGGTGCTGGCCGCCGCCATGGCCGGGGTGCCGCAGCTGGTCGTCGCGCCCCGTCTGGAGCACCAGCTGAACGGGGCGCGGCTGGCCCGGGCGGGCGCCGGGATGTATCTGCCCGCCGATGCCCTCGACGCGGCCCGGCCCGGGGCGCGGGCGGCGGGCGCCCGGCTGGCCCTGGATCTGTTCGCGTTGCTGGAGCAGCCCTCGTACGCCGCGGCGGCGCATGCCCTGCGCCGGGAGGCGCTCGCGATGCCCGGCCCGGACAAGGCGGTGCGGGCGGTCACCCGGCTCGCGGGCCCGGCGGTGTGA
- a CDS encoding FAD-dependent monooxygenase: MMREIDTDVCVVGGGPAGLVLALLMLRSGARVTVVECARAHQRVVRGEILQPGAMELLDALDVLAGARARGAHEHHRFLVIEGERVLLEADYRLLPAPYDHLLSVVRPHLLDELLAHCRRSPGFRYLPGRRAGALLRREGRIAGVIAEGSPGRCAVRARVVVGADGRFSRVRRLAGIGAGRADAFAQDVLWCTLITPPEEPPVRDVRVYRTGGGPVLVYGSWPNRIQIGWTLPHRRYGHIAALGLDHVKERLARAVPRYATLIRDQIRTPADLGVLDVFSARAENWVADGLVLIGDAAHTHSPIGAQGINLAVQDAVVLHPLLARALAEGDTSAERLAEFERRRGPDIAAVMRMQTLQSRAILSQGAFTTRVRPRLARALRRTPLYRKILQRMAYGNPSIRIADAGVCGRI; encoded by the coding sequence ATGATGCGCGAGATCGACACCGATGTGTGCGTGGTCGGGGGAGGCCCGGCCGGTCTGGTGCTGGCGCTGCTGATGCTGCGGTCAGGCGCTCGGGTGACCGTGGTGGAGTGCGCCCGCGCGCATCAGCGCGTGGTCCGCGGCGAAATACTCCAGCCCGGCGCGATGGAGTTGTTGGACGCGCTCGACGTGCTCGCCGGCGCCCGCGCCCGCGGCGCCCATGAGCACCACCGGTTTCTGGTGATCGAGGGCGAGCGGGTGCTGCTGGAGGCCGACTACCGGCTGCTTCCTGCCCCGTACGACCACCTGCTGAGCGTGGTGCGCCCCCATCTGCTGGACGAGCTCCTCGCCCACTGCCGCCGCTCGCCCGGCTTCCGCTATCTGCCCGGACGGCGGGCCGGGGCGCTGCTGCGGCGGGAGGGCCGGATCGCCGGGGTCATCGCCGAAGGCTCGCCGGGCCGCTGTGCCGTACGGGCCCGGGTCGTGGTCGGCGCGGACGGCCGGTTCTCGAGGGTCCGGCGGCTGGCGGGCATCGGGGCGGGCCGCGCCGACGCGTTCGCCCAGGATGTGCTGTGGTGCACCCTCATCACGCCCCCGGAAGAGCCGCCGGTCCGCGATGTGCGGGTGTACCGCACCGGCGGCGGCCCGGTGCTGGTCTACGGCTCCTGGCCGAACCGGATCCAGATCGGCTGGACCCTGCCGCACCGGCGCTACGGCCATATCGCCGCCCTCGGCCTCGACCACGTCAAGGAGCGGCTGGCGCGTGCCGTGCCGCGGTACGCCACGCTGATCCGCGATCAGATCCGCACCCCCGCCGACCTCGGTGTGCTCGATGTCTTCTCCGCACGCGCCGAGAACTGGGTGGCCGACGGGCTGGTGCTGATCGGCGACGCCGCCCACACCCACAGCCCGATCGGCGCCCAGGGCATCAACCTCGCGGTGCAGGACGCGGTGGTGCTGCATCCCCTGCTGGCCCGTGCCCTGGCCGAGGGCGACACCAGCGCCGAGCGGCTGGCGGAGTTCGAGCGGCGGCGTGGGCCCGATATCGCGGCGGTGATGCGGATGCAGACCCTGCAGAGCCGGGCGATCCTCTCGCAGGGCGCGTTCACCACCCGGGTGCGCCCCCGTCTCGCGCGGGCGCTGCGTCGTACGCCGCTCTATCGCAAGATCCTCCAGCGCATGGCCTACGGCAACCCCTCGATCCGTATCGCCGACGCGGGGGTGTGCGGCCGCATATGA